The genomic window TTTCTGGGCTTGTCAAAGCTAATTTTAATAAGCTCATAATGTCAATATGATGCTATTAACATCACGTACAAATTAGTATGTAATTACTAGTAATCAAAAAGTGATTTTCAAAAATATGCAATAGCTTTTTTTCAGAGAATGAACTATCAATACTAAGTATAGTACTTATGTAAAAATTAATCAAGTATAAAAGTTCATAAGATCACATGATCTTACTTGAATGTAAATTAATAAAAATAATATAAATAGATGGATCTAAATAAATATAAGATAGTTCCTCATTGTGTACTCCTTTCGAGAACTTGTTTGCCTTGGTCTTTGCCAGCATAAGGGTACGAAGTGTTCGTGCCTTGGTCTCCAAGAGTTGCAATCGTAAATCCTGAGGTTGCAACTCTTGGAGACGCTACGCGAACACTTTACTGTTTTCGAGTACCCTACGGGAAGGCTTACGCCAACGCAATGACATTTTATTTTAATTTCGTCCAGCTACTTAGTGTGTTTTATATATATAATATTCACTCACTAAATTACTACTAAAAATTAATTTTTATCTGCACTTAAAGAGTTTAATACTGCTTTACCTACAAATAATTTTTGTCTCAACCTGGGTCGAAATTAGCGTCTGAAACTATCTGAAATTTTGAATTGTGAGTGAAATGGTGTTACTTAGAACTATTTATCACTTCTGGTTAATACTTAATCACAAATCCTGTGATCTGAAAATATGCAAGTTAAATGCTCATCAGCAGATCACAGGATTTTTTAGTTTTTTGATAATCAGCGGGTGCTGGGGGTAATCGCAGGAAAGATTCTCTTCGTGAGATACTTCCATGCTCCACGTAAACCCCCTTTCTTTGCTAGCTTATAGATATTGAAAAAAACACGTTTTGTGATTTAGAGATTCGACTTACTTTTAGTAAGTTCAATGCTAATTTTGCCACTAAAGTCTGGAATAGGTGCGGCAGGTTTGCTGAGAGTGACTTGGACTTTTGTTACACGATCGCATTCTTGGAGAATAGAATCTGCGATCGTTGTTACCAATTTCTCTATCAAAGTAAATTTAGACGTTTTGACCAGATGTTGTATCAAGCTAATCACGCTGCGATAATCTAAAGTGTCTTCGATCGCGTCAGTCTTGGCTGCTGTGGAGATATCCAACCATAACCTTATATCCACCTCAAACCATTGTCCTAGCACCTTTTCTTCTGGCAGATACCCAGTGTAGCCATAGCAGCGAATTCCTGTTAAATGAATGCAGTCCATAAAAGTTTGAGAGCAAATTGTGCATTTTGTAGAAAGTGGAGCAAGTTTGCTTGGAGATTTTCTTTCTCACAAACTCGCGTAGCAGTGTTGGAAAACCTCACTTCCATTCCTCTCCCTTTTTAAGGGAGAGGCTTTGAATTCTCTCCCAACCCTACAAGGATTGGGGGCTGGGGGGTTAGGTTTGGCGTTGGCTTTTCCAAATGACCTGAATTGTCAGGCTTGTAACCAACCTTTAGGTCAAGCTGCTTTGGAAGTTCCGAGGTTCGGCTTCCCTCCTTCGGTCTTCTGTTTGTTCAACTTTCCCAGATGGATTTTAAATTGAATTTCCCTAGACAAAATCTAAAATTTCAGATTGTTTTATAGCTATGTTTGATTTAATGCCGATCGCTTATAGGAATGTTAATCAACTTTGGGCTTATATCTTAACAGAGACGCTAAAGCGGTTGGGATTGACTTGTGCGATCATTTGTCCTGGATCACGCTCTACACCCTTAGCAGTCGCCTTTGCTCAACAAGTACCTGAGATTGAAGCGATTTCCATTCTCGATGAACGTTCCGCCGCCTTTTTTGCTTTGGGACAAGCTCAAGCAACCGGACGCCCTGTAGTACTACTTTGCACCTCTGGTACAGCAGGAGCAAATTTTTATTCAGCAGTAATTGAAGCCTCATATAGTCACGTACCACTATTGATACTAACCACCGATAGACCGCCAGAATTGCGAGATTGTCACTCTGGGCAAACTGTAGATCAATTGAGATTATATGGAAACTACCCAAATTGGCAAACAGAGTTAGCCTTACCCTCCCCCGACATGGGAATGCTAGCTTACCTGCGACAAATGGTAATTCATAGCTGGGAAAGAATGCAAACTCCTACAAAGGGGCCAGTACATTTAAATATTCCCTTTCGCGATCCCTTAGCGCCTCTTCCTGATGGAACTGACTTGAGTTATTTGCAATCACAGTTTCAACCAGAAGACTTCTTCGCAGGAATAACAAGCACTACCCCATTCCCTATGCCCCATTCCCCATTCCCTATTCCCAAAGAATGGAAGGAATGCGATCGCGGCATTATTATCGCAGGTGTTGCCCAACCGCAGCAACCACAGGAATATTGTAAAGCGATCGCGCAACTTTCCCAAACTCTCAAATGGCCCGTGCTAGCTGAGGGACTCTCCCCAGTGAGAAATTATGCCGAACTCAACCCTTATTTGATTTCCACCTATGACCTGATTTTGCGAAATCAGCAACTAGCAAAGCAGTTAGCGCCCGAAATGGTGATTCAGGTGGGTGAAATGCCTACAAGTAAAGAACTGCGTAACTGGATAGATGCAACCCAACCCCGACGCTGGATAATTGACCCCAGTGACCAAAATCTCGACCCTTTGCACGGGAGAACGACGCATTTACGGATATCTGTAGAAGATATAAAGGCAGAGGAGAGAAATTTTTCTTTCTCCTCAGACTATGGAAAGAAATGGTGTGATGCGGAAGCTAAGGTCAGGTTAGTTGTTGACCAGACGATGGGGAAAATAGATGAAATAATTGAGAGTAAAGCAGCTTGGTTAATTTCTCAGATTTTACCGCCAGGAACGCCTTTGTTTATTGCCAATAGTATGCCTGTGCGGGATGTGGAATATTTCTGGAAACCGAATAATTTAGGAGTGCGATCGCACTTTAACCGGGGTGCAAATGGCATAGATGGCACATTATCCACCGCTTTAGGAATTGCCCATCGCCAGCAAAGTAGTGTGATGTTAACAGGAGATTTAGCTCTGTTACATGACACCAATGGTTTTTTAATCCGCAATAAGTTTGTCGGACATCTGACGATTGTGTTAATCAACAACAATGGCGGTGGTATTTTTGAAATGTTACCCATTGCCAAATTTGACCCACCCTTTGAAGAGTTTTTTGGCACTCCCCAGGATATTGATTTTGCTCAGTTGTGCGCTACTTATAATGTGCAGCATGAATTGATTACTTCTTGGCAGCAGTTGCAGCAAAGATTAAACCTGCTACCAACTACAGGAATTCGGGTTTTGGAGTTACAGACAAATCGCAAAGCTGATGCCAAGTGGCGACAGGATCATTTGAGTAGGTTTGCCGCAGTTATTGCAATTTAACTATTGTGTTAGGTGCTTTAAAATCGCAGGATTGAATCTGCTGATTAATAGAATGCTTGTGGAATTAAAGTTAATAATTATTTACCAAAAGTATTTTAATTGCTAATAACGATAAGCAATCTGGCTCAGTTATAGCTTCAACAAATGCCTTAGCTTAAATTTGCTGAATATTTTTTATTACTCTATGTAGTACATTACAATAGTGCGCGTTCACAAGATTGTTTAAAATATGACAAATGAACTTCATCTTTATTTTGATGACTCTGGTAGCCGTAATCCAGATTCAGAAGCAATACTGCGCCGTGATGGTATTGATTGCTTTGCTTTAGGTGGAATTTTAGTGGAGGAAGAGAATATAGAAAATATTATAATAACGCATCGAGAATTCTGTAATAAATGGAATGTTACTGAAGCATTGCATTCTACTAAAATTCGTTCTCGACAGAAAGCTTTTGCTTGGTTAGGTAAAGAAGAGAATAAAGAGAAATCTCAGGATTTTTTAAGCGACTTAGAAATGCTGATGCTCGATTTACCGTTTACTATCATTGCATGTGCTATCCACCGACCAGGTTACAATGCTCGTTATAAAAACAAATACAATAACGATATTTGGATGATCTGTAAAACTGCCTTCACTATTTTAGCTGAACGTTCAGTAAAATATGCGATTTACAAAGAACGCAAGCT from Nostoc sp. UHCC 0926 includes these protein-coding regions:
- the menD gene encoding 2-succinyl-5-enolpyruvyl-6-hydroxy-3-cyclohexene-1-carboxylic-acid synthase gives rise to the protein MFDLMPIAYRNVNQLWAYILTETLKRLGLTCAIICPGSRSTPLAVAFAQQVPEIEAISILDERSAAFFALGQAQATGRPVVLLCTSGTAGANFYSAVIEASYSHVPLLILTTDRPPELRDCHSGQTVDQLRLYGNYPNWQTELALPSPDMGMLAYLRQMVIHSWERMQTPTKGPVHLNIPFRDPLAPLPDGTDLSYLQSQFQPEDFFAGITSTTPFPMPHSPFPIPKEWKECDRGIIIAGVAQPQQPQEYCKAIAQLSQTLKWPVLAEGLSPVRNYAELNPYLISTYDLILRNQQLAKQLAPEMVIQVGEMPTSKELRNWIDATQPRRWIIDPSDQNLDPLHGRTTHLRISVEDIKAEERNFSFSSDYGKKWCDAEAKVRLVVDQTMGKIDEIIESKAAWLISQILPPGTPLFIANSMPVRDVEYFWKPNNLGVRSHFNRGANGIDGTLSTALGIAHRQQSSVMLTGDLALLHDTNGFLIRNKFVGHLTIVLINNNGGGIFEMLPIAKFDPPFEEFFGTPQDIDFAQLCATYNVQHELITSWQQLQQRLNLLPTTGIRVLELQTNRKADAKWRQDHLSRFAAVIAI
- the folB gene encoding dihydroneopterin aldolase encodes the protein MDCIHLTGIRCYGYTGYLPEEKVLGQWFEVDIRLWLDISTAAKTDAIEDTLDYRSVISLIQHLVKTSKFTLIEKLVTTIADSILQECDRVTKVQVTLSKPAAPIPDFSGKISIELTKSKSNL
- a CDS encoding DUF3800 domain-containing protein — its product is MTNELHLYFDDSGSRNPDSEAILRRDGIDCFALGGILVEEENIENIIITHREFCNKWNVTEALHSTKIRSRQKAFAWLGKEENKEKSQDFLSDLEMLMLDLPFTIIACAIHRPGYNARYKNKYNNDIWMICKTAFTILAERSVKYAIYKERKLRIFFEESGKDADRAILEYAKELKTQGMYFELHSSAAYMGLTAEKFKINWLGEPQRLTKKSPMIQLADLVLYPIIKGRYDPSYRTYESLKSKLKLVDCVLEPDKIPQMGIKYSCFDDI